Part of the Geoalkalibacter ferrihydriticus DSM 17813 genome is shown below.
ATACCTACAACTATGAGGGTTGGAAGCCGCTACATTATGACTTGTTAGTAGTATGTGCCGCTGTCGAGTTTGCCGATTGCCGCTGTCAACGTCGCCCTACGCAATGGCATCGTCCTTTTCAAATTACCGTCCCTGTGTGGGAGTTGGAACGTTGGCAACAGCCAGAAGTCAAAAAGTATCTCGTCGAGACCCTGCGTCATCTGACGGGTGATGATTGGCAATTTTCTTTTGTTCAAGCTATGTCCTCTGGCCCTAATGAGCACCGCCAACACTCTCTCCCTTTCGCTAATAATAAAGACTTCGCCATAGCCTATAGCGAGGGGCTCGACTCACGGTGTGTGTCTGGTATTTACGACCAAGGGGATATAGCCGTTCGAGTCCGGGTTTCGAAACACAAGGACAAGATCAACAAAACCGAGCGCCCGTTTGACCGGATTCCTTTCGATGCCAAACCCAGGCCATCACCAGAGAGCAGCGTACGTTCCAGAGGATTTAAGTTCGCGGCAATAACCGCAATAGCTGGGCAGCTTTCCGGTGTTAGCAAAATAATTGTCCCTGAGAGTGGTCAGGGGGCCCTCGGCCCGGTGTTGGTGCCGCTACACAATATCTACTCAGACTACCGAAATCATCCAACCTTCTTTCGAAGGATGGAGAAATTTCTTGACGCACTTCTGGAGTACTCAGTCATTTACAAGCAACCCCGTCTCTGGTTCACCAAAGGGCAAACTATTTCGGCCTTTCTGGCCCAAACGGGGAGGCCCGAAAAGGACCTATTTGATACGCGCTCCTGCTGGCAAACGCGGCACAATGTCCAGGTGGATGGAAAACGCCGGCAGTGCGGCATTTGCGCAGCCTGCTTGCTTCGGCGAATGAGCATGCACGCCGCAGGCGTTGTCGAGCCCGATGATACCTATGCTTTCGCTAATTTAATGACGACCGACTTCAAGGATGCCTTGCCACAAAACTTCCACGGAAAACCGACCAAATCCATCATCGAGTATGGCAGTGTTGGGTCAAGGCATTTACAGCAGCTATCAGAATTAGCAGCTCAGCCCGATAACATCTTGCTCCGAGACGCATTTGAGATTTCCCGGGCAACCGGCATGTCACAACAGGAGACAATGACTAAATTGAAAACTCTTTTGTCGAAACATTCTCAAGAATGGTTCGATTTTATTAACGCCCAAGGAGAGAAAAGCTTTTTACACATTTGGACCAAAGGAGGGCGTTATGGCCGATCTAAATGAACTCAGTGCACAAGAAATTGGTCGCCGCCTTCGACTTGCTCGCGAAAATGCGGGCATCCGCCAAGACGAAGCAGCACAGGTCATCGACACGTCGCGTCCGACTCTGGTGTCCATCGAAAAAGGCACGCGGCGCGTTCGCATCCAGGAACTTCAAAAACTTGCGCATCACTATGGGGTGTCTGTGAATGCTCTGCTGCGTCGCGAAGCCGTGCATACTGACTTGATTCCACGTTTCCGAAAAATGAAGGAAACCGAAGATCACCACGCCGCCGAAGCCGTTCAATTATTGAATGATCTGGTGAAAGCGGAAGTCGAGCTAGAAAACATCCTTGGCATTGAGCGCCGTAGAAATTATCCCCCGGAACGAGGTGTGAACACCGGCAATGTAATCGAACTTGCAGAGCAGCATGCACAAGAGTTGCGAGATTGGTTAGGCCTTGGTTCAGGGCCAGTAGCCGACCTATTTACCCTTATAGAACTGGACCTGGGTATCCGCCTCTATCAGCGGCGGTTGTCCTCGGGTTCAAGAGTAGCGGGGTTATTCACTTATGACTCAGAGATTGGGGCATGCATACTGCTAAACGCAAATCATCCCTTAGAACGACGTGAACAGTCTGCCGTGCATGAACTAGGTCACTTCTATGGAACGAGGCGCTCGCCTGAGGTTCTTGAAGAGGATGAACGCTTTCAGTCTCGGGAAGAGCGGTACGCTCATGCATTTGGTCGCTCCTTTATATCGCCGAGAAGAAGTTTCGAAATGAGCTTCCGTCAGTTAACTGCCGGCGCGGATAAGCTCACGAGACGGCATGTCATACTCCTAGCTCATCAATATCATATCTCACGTGAAGCCTGCATTCGTCGACTCGAAGAACTTAGCCTAGTTAAAAAAGGGACTTGGGACTGGTTTGAGATGAATGGCGGGATTAAGGACAAGGACGCGAAAATGGTACTCGGTGAGGCAGCCCTTAGGCCTGACCCTGCAAAGGAGGAAGCCAATCAGCCGCTGTCACACCGAATGAGCTTAATGGCCTATGAAGTTTGGAATCGCGATCTTATGTCTGAGGGGCAACTTGCAGAATTGTTAAAAATGGGTCGTATTGAGCTTCGGGAACTACTTGATCAAATGGCGCAGGGGGAGAGTAATTCGGATGACCTACTCAAGCTCAATAGCTAACGAGCTCTCACCGCTGGTGCTTGATACGAGTGTTCTGATAAATCTTCATGCGTGTAAAAGTGGGGGACGTATTCTCAGTGCCCTGCCGAACGAAATTCTGGTGCCAGAGATTGTGGTTTCAGAATTGAAGCATGAAACGAGCAGGAGCAATGGAGAGCATCAATTTCTTCAGAACTTGATTGCTGCCGAAATAGTGGAAGTGTTCGATCTGGATGAGAAGGGATATGAGGTCTACGGCGAGCTTGTATTGGGTCGCTTTTCACTGGATGACGGCGAGGCGGCGACTATTGCTACGGCGGCGCGATTAAGTTGTTTGCCCGTTATTGACGATCAAAAGGGACGGAACCTCTGCCAATCTCACTTGCCAGATCGAGAGCCGGCCTGGTCACTTGATCTTTTCTGCCATCCGCATGTGGTTGCAATCTTGGGAGAAGAGCTGTCAGTAAATGCCATATATCTTGCTTTACACGACGGTCGGATGAGGATTCACAAGGAACATTGTGACTATGTCGTCAGCCTTATTGGCGCTCAACGTGCCATCGAGTGTCCCAGCCTTCCGGGCTACAAGGCGAAGAAGCCTCAGTGGGGAAGGGCAACGCATAGCGGGTTATAGCAGTGACCTCACTGACATTTTTCACCAACTGCCAAGGCTGTCGTTACCATCTCCAGCATCTTCTTTTTCACTGTCTCATCAAAGGCAAAATTATTTTTTGCACTATCAATCGTCAGAATCGGTGTTGTCATTTTTGCTTTTTCAATTTGTTTAGAAACGGCATCATTTAAGGCTCTGAGAAAGTTGAGTGTGATGTTCTTTTCGACATTCCTGCCACGAGAGCAGATACGATCTAATTCAATTTCAGAATCACACTGAAGATGAACGACCAGAGCAGGTGCGCTTAACTCCTTCTCAATTTCTAAATACACTGCTTTAAAGGCGGATAGCTGCGAATCTTTCAAACCCATTTCAGCGTAAGCCATATCCAGCAGAAAAGAATAGTCACAAGCTAAAAATTTGTTTGATGCAGGATGTTTCTTTATTTGATGATAATGCTGAAGGGTAAAGGTTATTTCTGTCTCAAATGCATATTTGACGGGGTCGGCATAAAATGCCTTCCAAAAAGGAACCTCGCGAAACGCTTCATAAATGCTTATGAAGCCTGCATTGGCCAATAAAGTTGCAAAAGTAGTTTTACCCGAAGCTATTCCACCGCAGATCTCTATTCTTCTATTTATTTTATTAATCTGAGTTGCGTCCTTGCAAATTCTCATACAACAGATTGATCCTTTGATCATATTTTTTTCCTTCGATTGAACCTAAAATATTTTCTAAACTATTGATCTCTCTTAAAAGGTCATTTTTAAAGCTTTCGGCTTTGTCTGATTCATGAGTAATTCTGTTCGCTAAGTGCTCTAGCCTTTGATCGATTTGTCTATATTGCCTATTTTGAGCTTCAGTAAATTTAGCGAAATCCTCTTTGTTTTGCTGTATAAGATCTTTTCTAAGCTCGTTAATGGCCCTATCGAACCCTTCAGGGTCAAATGACTTCTTTATATTGCCTTGCAAGGCATTTGATGAACTCGAGACATAATTATTAGCATCGCTGACAACTGATTTTGCCTGGAAAAATACAGCCATCATTGCCCCGACAAGAGCGATAGCACTAATAATACCTAGTACGGTATATAAATTTCTAGATCTATCGGCGGCTGCTTTGATATCATTGATTTCTTTAATTGATTTTTCTTCTATTTTTTTGATGTGTGTCTCTGACTTTGCCACATATTCCTCGGCGCGCTCTACGGTTTGCTCTAATGAGCTTTGTACAGAATCGATGCCATCAGGAAGCGCCCTTTTAAAATAGTCATCGAATTTTGGGTCAGCTTTTTTAACGTTACGAGACATTTTATCAAAGTCAATATTGTGCTCATCTCCTTCGTCAAACCAAATCTTTGTAAACTCAACAGCGATCAAAGGGTCCCCAGGTCTGATTGAGTAATCATTGTTTGTAAGGTTGTGGATGGGTATCATTATTTTGCCAACGAATGTTGGATCAATAAGAGGTCCTGTACCCAAGAGCAATCCACGGTGTACATGTGTAATCGAAAGGTTGAATCTTAATGCAATGTAATATGGCACCAAGAATTTAGGCTCGACTCCGACGAATGTAATTGAATTTCTTTTAAATATAATATGGTCGGTGTTCTTTAGATCTATTTTATGTTGTTTGTTTTCATGTTTATCCCAGTAAAAAATTTCATTTCCAATTTTCACTTCATA
Proteins encoded:
- a CDS encoding 7-cyano-7-deazaguanine synthase, producing MNYNGKNSYGLTLLLVENNNKKAQIGQNGATVAEIGKEITFNPAILDTYNYEGWKPLHYDLLVVCAAVEFADCRCQRRPTQWHRPFQITVPVWELERWQQPEVKKYLVETLRHLTGDDWQFSFVQAMSSGPNEHRQHSLPFANNKDFAIAYSEGLDSRCVSGIYDQGDIAVRVRVSKHKDKINKTERPFDRIPFDAKPRPSPESSVRSRGFKFAAITAIAGQLSGVSKIIVPESGQGALGPVLVPLHNIYSDYRNHPTFFRRMEKFLDALLEYSVIYKQPRLWFTKGQTISAFLAQTGRPEKDLFDTRSCWQTRHNVQVDGKRRQCGICAACLLRRMSMHAAGVVEPDDTYAFANLMTTDFKDALPQNFHGKPTKSIIEYGSVGSRHLQQLSELAAQPDNILLRDAFEISRATGMSQQETMTKLKTLLSKHSQEWFDFINAQGEKSFLHIWTKGGRYGRSK
- a CDS encoding helix-turn-helix domain-containing protein, translated to MADLNELSAQEIGRRLRLARENAGIRQDEAAQVIDTSRPTLVSIEKGTRRVRIQELQKLAHHYGVSVNALLRREAVHTDLIPRFRKMKETEDHHAAEAVQLLNDLVKAEVELENILGIERRRNYPPERGVNTGNVIELAEQHAQELRDWLGLGSGPVADLFTLIELDLGIRLYQRRLSSGSRVAGLFTYDSEIGACILLNANHPLERREQSAVHELGHFYGTRRSPEVLEEDERFQSREERYAHAFGRSFISPRRSFEMSFRQLTAGADKLTRRHVILLAHQYHISREACIRRLEELSLVKKGTWDWFEMNGGIKDKDAKMVLGEAALRPDPAKEEANQPLSHRMSLMAYEVWNRDLMSEGQLAELLKMGRIELRELLDQMAQGESNSDDLLKLNS
- a CDS encoding PIN domain-containing protein, coding for MTYSSSIANELSPLVLDTSVLINLHACKSGGRILSALPNEILVPEIVVSELKHETSRSNGEHQFLQNLIAAEIVEVFDLDEKGYEVYGELVLGRFSLDDGEAATIATAARLSCLPVIDDQKGRNLCQSHLPDREPAWSLDLFCHPHVVAILGEELSVNAIYLALHDGRMRIHKEHCDYVVSLIGAQRAIECPSLPGYKAKKPQWGRATHSGL
- a CDS encoding deoxynucleoside kinase produces the protein MRICKDATQINKINRRIEICGGIASGKTTFATLLANAGFISIYEAFREVPFWKAFYADPVKYAFETEITFTLQHYHQIKKHPASNKFLACDYSFLLDMAYAEMGLKDSQLSAFKAVYLEIEKELSAPALVVHLQCDSEIELDRICSRGRNVEKNITLNFLRALNDAVSKQIEKAKMTTPILTIDSAKNNFAFDETVKKKMLEMVTTALAVGEKCQ